The Komagataella phaffii GS115 chromosome 4, complete sequence genome includes the window GTCCTTCTTTATTGTTGTTCATTAGACTCACCATCACGTCAGCTGGATGGGATACTGCAGCACAGAAAATACCTGCAATGTACCCTCCCGTGAATGACACTGCTGTCTGTTGCAAATTCGACAGCTGGTCCTTTGGCTTTTTGATAGCCTTGCTATAGATAAGATCCACAATTTTCTCAAAACTGGTGAACTTGACCATGGTATAGGGGATTTGTCTGCACCATAGGGGAACCAGCCCTTTATACAGGCTCAACTCTCTAAGATTGGGCTTATCCGGTGGTAGAGTAGTCTGAATTTTCACCTTCATGGCTTCCAAGGGACACAGGAAAATATCAGCAATAAACTCAGCTGTAGCACTAGCTGCAAGGAAGGTGAAAGTGTTTGCCTTGCCTCCATTCAAATCAGTGTACTGTTTTTTGAAGTACTCATAACCACCATACTTGGCAGCTCCTTGAAGACCATATCCAATAAACGTGGGTAAGACACCAGTGTAGAGAGCGGGGAATCCCTCATTTTTGATAATGCTGGTGATTCCTTTCCAATTAGAGGAGTATAATGAAGAATTGACTTGACGACGGCATTTAACAAGATCCAGTGGTGTTATTCCACCGTGTGTTGGTGCACATGCTAGGGCTCCACCCACGGTGCAAGCCAAATAGTAGTCCGGTGAGTATAGGGATATCTTATCGTTACGCATGTGTGAATGTACTGAAGCTGAAAAGTGAGAAATACTTAGTGAGAACAGCAGCAAACCATGAATACTTATATCGATTCAATTTGCGTTATTTAGACGTGAGTTTCAATGGACGATTG containing:
- a CDS encoding Mitochondrial phosphate carrier, imports inorganic phosphate into mitochondria, producing MRNDKISLYSPDYYLACTVGGALACAPTHGGITPLDLVKCRRQVNSSLYSSNWKGITSIIKNEGFPALYTGVLPTFIGYGLQGAAKYGGYEYFKKQYTDLNGGKANTFTFLAASATAEFIADIFLCPLEAMKVKIQTTLPPDKPNLRELSLYKGLVPLWCRQIPYTMVKFTSFEKIVDLIYSKAIKKPKDQLSNLQQTAVSFTGGYIAGIFCAAVSHPADVMVSLMNNNKEGLSVAQLYQKIGFSGLWNGLGIRIVMIGTLTGFQWLIYDSFKVYSGLPTTGGH